The proteins below are encoded in one region of Knoellia sp. S7-12:
- a CDS encoding HipA family kinase → MLPHITATRFVTPLREGGSLPGIVEASDDGTYVVKFRGAGQGLKVLVAEVIVGELARRLGIRVPEMAVIDMPPAIARYEADEEVQDLLNASPGDNLAVDFLPGSFGYDGSRPPSAEEAADIVWLDAFTANVDRTWSNPNLLVWNRDVWAIDHGAAIWFHHSWPSRGADASRFAGQPFDTSEHVLGDVAGDLAAAHARATATITPDLLAEVVGLVPDEWLEPAPGLDDPEAVRTAYVEHLSRRLENASVWWEAAR, encoded by the coding sequence GTGCTGCCCCACATCACTGCGACGAGGTTCGTCACGCCACTGCGCGAGGGAGGATCCCTCCCGGGAATCGTCGAGGCTTCCGACGACGGCACCTATGTCGTGAAGTTCCGTGGCGCCGGCCAAGGGCTCAAGGTTCTCGTGGCCGAGGTCATCGTCGGTGAGCTCGCCCGACGACTGGGGATCCGAGTCCCCGAGATGGCCGTCATCGACATGCCACCCGCGATCGCCCGCTATGAGGCCGATGAGGAAGTCCAGGACCTCCTCAATGCCAGCCCGGGTGACAACCTCGCTGTCGACTTCCTTCCCGGGTCCTTCGGCTACGACGGCTCCCGTCCGCCGAGTGCCGAAGAGGCCGCCGACATCGTCTGGCTCGATGCCTTCACGGCCAACGTCGACCGCACCTGGTCCAACCCCAACCTCCTGGTCTGGAACCGCGACGTCTGGGCCATCGACCATGGTGCGGCGATCTGGTTCCACCACTCGTGGCCCAGTCGCGGCGCCGATGCCAGTAGGTTCGCCGGACAACCTTTCGACACGTCCGAGCACGTGCTCGGAGACGTGGCCGGCGACCTCGCGGCGGCCCATGCCCGTGCGACGGCGACCATCACGCCCGACCTGCTTGCCGAAGTCGTGGGACTCGTCCCCGACGAGTGGCTCGAGCCGGCACCCGGTCTCGACGACCCGGAAGCGGTGCGCACGGCATACGTCGAGCACCTCAGTCGACGACTCGAGAACGCCAGCGTCTGGTGGGAGGCGGCACGATGA
- a CDS encoding DUF3037 domain-containing protein → MSHPYQYVVLKCVPRVDRGECLNVGVVLFSQSAGFLQAACHVDAERLRCFAPDLDIDAVIDSLAVVDDVCAGTDGGGRPRLATPGKRFGWLSAPRSTVLQPSGVHGGTAEDPAAELQALLDRLVR, encoded by the coding sequence ATGAGCCACCCCTACCAGTACGTCGTCCTCAAGTGCGTGCCGCGCGTGGACCGAGGCGAGTGCCTCAATGTCGGCGTCGTGCTCTTCTCGCAGTCTGCCGGCTTCCTCCAGGCGGCCTGCCACGTCGACGCTGAGCGGCTGAGGTGCTTTGCCCCCGATCTCGACATCGATGCCGTGATCGACTCATTGGCGGTCGTCGACGACGTGTGTGCCGGCACCGACGGCGGCGGGCGTCCACGACTCGCGACACCGGGCAAGAGGTTCGGTTGGCTCAGTGCGCCGCGCAGCACCGTCCTCCAGCCGTCCGGCGTGCACGGTGGCACCGCTGAGGACCCTGCCGCTGAGCTGCAGGCGTTGCTCGACCGCCTCGTCCGCTAG
- a CDS encoding RNA methyltransferase, which translates to MPIRITDPTDDRVRDYVALTDVALRRRTEPERGLYIAESEKVIRRALAAGHRPRSYLMAERWLTDLDDLVREAEQDGIPVFVADHDVIEGFTGFHLHRGALASMQRPQLRSVEDVVAGARRVLVLEDVVDHTNVGAVFRSVAGLGLDAVLVTPRCADPLYRRAIRVSMGTVFQVPWTRIDPWPGGMDLLRDSGFTVAALALAHDAVGLDELAAHPPERLALVLGTEGDGLSRRAVEGADMVVTIPMSGGVDSLNVAAAGAVAAWALRVR; encoded by the coding sequence GTGCCCATTCGGATCACTGACCCCACCGACGACCGCGTCCGCGACTACGTCGCCCTCACTGACGTGGCGCTGCGTCGTCGCACCGAGCCTGAGCGCGGCCTCTACATCGCCGAGTCCGAGAAGGTCATCCGGCGGGCTCTGGCGGCCGGGCACCGGCCGCGGTCCTATCTCATGGCGGAGCGCTGGCTCACTGACCTCGACGACCTTGTCCGTGAAGCCGAGCAGGACGGCATACCCGTCTTCGTGGCCGACCACGACGTCATCGAGGGCTTCACCGGATTCCACCTCCACCGTGGCGCACTCGCCTCGATGCAGCGCCCTCAGTTGCGCAGCGTCGAGGATGTCGTCGCCGGCGCGCGGCGGGTGCTCGTCCTCGAGGACGTCGTCGACCACACCAACGTCGGAGCGGTCTTCCGCAGTGTCGCGGGCCTCGGGTTGGATGCCGTGCTCGTCACGCCCCGATGCGCAGACCCGCTCTATCGCAGGGCCATCCGGGTGTCGATGGGCACCGTCTTTCAGGTTCCTTGGACACGCATCGACCCGTGGCCCGGTGGCATGGATCTATTGCGGGACAGCGGTTTCACGGTCGCAGCACTCGCTCTGGCCCATGACGCCGTCGGGCTCGACGAACTCGCAGCCCACCCGCCAGAACGATTGGCGCTCGTCCTCGGCACCGAAGGCGATGGGCTGAGTCGACGCGCCGTCGAGGGCGCAGACATGGTTGTCACGATCCCGATGTCCGGGGGAGTGGACTCGCTCAACGTGGCCGCGGCCGGCGCCGTCGCTGCCTGGGCCCTGCGTGTCCGTTGA